The following is a genomic window from Balneolales bacterium ANBcel1.
TTAGCACTCAGATTCCTTCAGGCCTCCGCCCCGGAGGCGGCAGAGGAATTATGCACCCTCAGGCGACGAAACCGGAATCCGGGTCAAACAGGCAGAGGAAGAGCCGGCGACGCTCAAGTGTCATTTCCGGGCACGTGCAGCACGGCCTCTGCTTCCGTCACTAAAACGAACTTCGACCCGGAGTCCGCTGCCGGATGCGTCCACATGGATGGAACCGCCGAGTTGCTTCACCAGGCCGTGGATGATGGTGTATCCAAAAGAAGACGGATTTTCCAGCATCACTGGATTCGACACGCCTTTGCCGTCATCACTGACCACCAACCGGTATTCCTTTTTATTCTTGTGAAGCTCCACCTCGATGGCACCGGCATCACGCCCTTCGAACGCATGTAGAAAAGCATTGGACAGCAGCTCGTTAGCCAGAAGCGTACAGGGCACCGACAGGTTCAGGTCGAGCATGGCATCCTCGGACGTGACCGTTACGGAAATATTCCTGCGCTCATTGTGATATATCTTTTTCAGGCTGGCAACCAGCCGATGCAGCAGATGATCAAAACGAATCTCCGCGAAATTGCTGGTTTCATAAACCAGTTCATGAACCAGCGCCATCGAATGGATCCGGTTCCGGGTGTTTTCAAGAAAGGCTTGCATTGACCCGGGCCGGTTGAAGTCGGCCTGCAGGGTAAGCAGACTGGAGATGACCGCCAGATTGTTCTTCACCCGGTGGTGGATTTCAGATAGCAGTACGTTTTTTTCGTGAAGGTTTTTTCGGATGATCTGTTCGGCCTGCTTTTGCTCGGTGATATCGATCGCACTGGTTATAACACGGGAATAGTCATCCTCGAAACCCGGCGCAACCGCCCAGTAAAGGTGCACATCCAACAAGCGGCCATCCAGTGTTCTATGCTTTTTGGTCAGGGTGAGCTCTTTCCCCTTTCGTGCGATCAGTACCAGTGCCTCGATAAACGCTGTATAGGATTCATCCGTAAAAACTTTGTGTATCCCTTCCAAAAACTCCTCTTTCGAGTTTGCGTTGTACTGCCGGACGGTCGCCTGGTTGACGTTCAGCACGATAACTTCAGCCGCCAGTTCCCGCACCAGTTTTGGCCTGCTCAGAAAATAAGCGCGCAAGTCGGAAACGGGTCTGCGCGTAATCTTGTCCAGACGTTTTTTTACTTTGGAAAAATCCTGTTCCCAGAGGGATATGGGAGAGTCTTCGAACAGTGACCGGTACTTGGTTTCGCTTTCCCTCAGAGCGTATTCCGCCATTTTCCGTTCGGTCACATCCTCCACTATTCCGATACCGCCCGAAACGGTTTGATGATAGGAGTATACGGGTGCGAAAAAGGCCCGCACGGGAGTCACCTTATCTGCGGTGGTTGAGGCGTATTCGCCTACATAGGAGGTCCGTTCGCCATGTAACGCGCCCTGTATCGCCGTTACGAGTTTCCGGTCAGGTAATCTCTGCATATCAAGCCCGGTCAACGCCTCTTGTGACGACCCGATAATCTCAACAAATTTTTCATTGAAATCCGTAATAACGGCATTGCTGTCAAAATGAAACAGTCCAAGCGGGGTATGTCTGAAAATACTCTGAAACTTCTGCTCACTTTCCGTGACGGCTTCCATCGCCCGCTGCTGTTCGGTCACATCCTCGGCGGAGCAGACGACAAACACGACACTCCCCAGCGCATCCAGCTTTGGCTTTTTGCTGATGCGCAACAGGCGTTTTTCTCCACGGCTGTTCGCCGCCCACTCCTCGGTGACAACCGGCTTCCTCGATTCAAAAACCAGTTTGTTGGCGATCAGGCACTGATCCGCTTCATCCCTGCTGAGCAGTTCGTACAGGCTTTTACCTTCAACCTGTTCCTTGGTCAGGCCCAGGAAGTCGGCATGTGCCTGGTTAACCTTCCCGTAATGTTCCTGGTCGACCAGATACCATATTTGTGTGCTGATGTTGTCAAGCAGCAGAGTCTGTTCTTCCTCAACACGCTTGCTATCGGTAATATTCATCCAAAATGCGGATAGATGGCCTTCAACAGGAGCGCTTAACGCGATCCGGAACCACTTGCCGAGCGGCCGGCTGTACACCTCCGAAACCTGCGGCTTTCGATCTGCTGCAGCTCTTCCAAATAAAGCGAACCAGTCTGTTTCTTCATCCAGGATTTTCGTAAAAACCTCGAAGGCGCTCCGGTCAGTGATTTCAGAAGCTTTCAAGCCGGTCAGTTCTTCAAAAGCGGGATTCGCTTCAAGAACCGAGAGATCGGCCGGAGCCCCGTCATCCCCATAACAGATCTTTTGCCATGTGTAACCCACAGGAGATGATTGAGTAGCAAGTTTGTAAGGGTCCTGACCCATGGGCGGATGCGCTGATTAATAACTATGAGGTAATATATAAGGGATAATTGAGATCAAATCAATGCCGGTCTGCGCTGAACTGTTTAGTTATATCCTCCGGACAGGTCTTTTTAGCCCAATAATAGAACTTCGGGATTTAAGCAGGTACACTTTTTGCTGATAACAATAACAATGTTGCAATAAAGCAAAATGTTATGATACCTGTAACCAAGCCGTTTTTACCGCCAAAAGAAGAGTACCAGGCCTATCTCGACGAGATATGGGAACGTACCTGGCTGACCAACAATGGTCCGCTCGTCAAAAAGTTTGAGCAGAAGATGGCATCGTACCTTGGTTTTAATAGCCTAATCTACGTCAGCAGCGGAACAACGGCACTTCAGTTGGCCATAAGAGCTCTTGATTTGAAAGGAGAGATCATAACCACACCATTTTCTTTTGTTGCTACAACAAACAGTATTCTCTGGGAAGGATGTAAGCCGGTTTTCACAGATATCGACCCGAAAACACTGAACATTGATCCTTCACAAATTGAAGAGTCGATAACTGCAGATACCTCGGCAATACTTGCCACCCATGTTTTTGGTAATCCCTGTGATATCGATGCCATATCCAGGATCGCGGAGAAGCATGACCTGAAAGTGATATATGATGCCGCCCACTGTTTCGGCACAAAATACAAGGGGCAATCTGTCCTGAATTACGGGGACATCAGTACCATAAGTTTTCATGCAACCAAAGTATTTCACTCCATTGAGGGAGGGGGTATTGTATGCCAAAATGAAAAGCTGGCAGAAAGAGTCGCATCACTTCGCAATTTTGGGTACAACACCAATGCTGAACATGCAAACCCTGGGATAAACGGGAAAAACTCCGAGTTTCACGCCGCTATGGGTCTTTGCAATCTGAAATACGCTGATCAGTTGCTCTCAGAGCGGGAGCATCAGTACCTGACGTACGTAAAACTGCTGATGGATCTCGATATTCAGTTGCAAGAGCCTGAATCCGGCACAAAAATAAACTACTCCTACTTTCCGATACTATTTGAAAATGAGGAGACCCTTCTGGAAATGATAAAACGTCTGGAAGCAAACGGGTTTTACCCAAGACGCTATTTCCATCCTTCGCTTTCAGAGTTGCCTTACCTGAAAAAGCAGGATACGCCCGTCAGCCAGTCCGTTTCAAAGCGAATTCTCTGCCTGCCCATGTTTAACGGGCTAAATCTTCAGGATCAAAAAAAGATGTGCCGACTGCTATTGCAGAAGAAGGCGCACTCTCTATATTTCAGGTTTTCGAAGGTTTTGATGAAGGCGGCAAGTTTGTAGAAGGAAAAGAGTGTCAGTCACACACAGCTACCGCTGCAAGCTCCCGTAGTACAAATTGATTCCAACTCTTTGTAATCGGTGGTGATTCAGCCTCAAAAACTCTGTCAAAAAATTCCAGGGCCTGTTCTCTGGTATAATTCCCATTACGCACATGGGGCCAAAAATCTACATGCTCTCTGTCAATAACCAGGTTTACTCTTATGGGAATGCTATCATATCCCAACGCTGAGGCCGCGGCTGCCCGATGATTTCCAGCTGTCAGTAACCAGCGCCACTCACCATTACTTTTAACCAGAGCTGTCGCTCTGGCATCACCGTCACTTTCATCCGACCGGCAGTAGCTTTGATCTTTGATACTTTTTAGCACATTGCCAATACGCCTGGCTTCAACATCCATTTTGGCCTCAGATACGGGCCCACAAAACAACCACCCGTCTTGAATGTCTCTGTCCATAATGCCTACTGAGCGATTCTCTTCTATAGCTGCCTTTTCATAAGCTTGCCTGTATGACTCAATCGAGCGTGCACGCCATGGAAATACAGCTGCCCAAGGTGGATTTTGGCGGAAAACATGACTTTCAGCTACCTGCATCCCCAACCATTCAGCTGCATGTTCCGGAACCACCTTTTCATAATAGACCCTAAGTACATCCCGGATCACATCAAATACATCAGGCTTTTCCAAACCGTGCCTGAAACCAGCCAGTGCGGAAAGATAAAACGGTGACGCACCTTTCAGACTAAATCCGGGTTGTGACCTCCCGTGTTGAAGACGACCAGTCAGTACAGCTGCAGAGTAAATCTCGCTGTAAAGAAGTGAGAGGGGATGTCCACCTCGGTTTCTCAGATCAGTAATGGCTTGTGACTTCAT
Proteins encoded in this region:
- a CDS encoding DegT/DnrJ/EryC1/StrS family aminotransferase, giving the protein MIPVTKPFLPPKEEYQAYLDEIWERTWLTNNGPLVKKFEQKMASYLGFNSLIYVSSGTTALQLAIRALDLKGEIITTPFSFVATTNSILWEGCKPVFTDIDPKTLNIDPSQIEESITADTSAILATHVFGNPCDIDAISRIAEKHDLKVIYDAAHCFGTKYKGQSVLNYGDISTISFHATKVFHSIEGGGIVCQNEKLAERVASLRNFGYNTNAEHANPGINGKNSEFHAAMGLCNLKYADQLLSEREHQYLTYVKLLMDLDIQLQEPESGTKINYSYFPILFENEETLLEMIKRLEANGFYPRRYFHPSLSELPYLKKQDTPVSQSVSKRILCLPMFNGLNLQDQKKMCRLLLQKKAHSLYFRFSKVLMKAASL
- a CDS encoding PAS domain S-box protein; the protein is MGQDPYKLATQSSPVGYTWQKICYGDDGAPADLSVLEANPAFEELTGLKASEITDRSAFEVFTKILDEETDWFALFGRAAADRKPQVSEVYSRPLGKWFRIALSAPVEGHLSAFWMNITDSKRVEEEQTLLLDNISTQIWYLVDQEHYGKVNQAHADFLGLTKEQVEGKSLYELLSRDEADQCLIANKLVFESRKPVVTEEWAANSRGEKRLLRISKKPKLDALGSVVFVVCSAEDVTEQQRAMEAVTESEQKFQSIFRHTPLGLFHFDSNAVITDFNEKFVEIIGSSQEALTGLDMQRLPDRKLVTAIQGALHGERTSYVGEYASTTADKVTPVRAFFAPVYSYHQTVSGGIGIVEDVTERKMAEYALRESETKYRSLFEDSPISLWEQDFSKVKKRLDKITRRPVSDLRAYFLSRPKLVRELAAEVIVLNVNQATVRQYNANSKEEFLEGIHKVFTDESYTAFIEALVLIARKGKELTLTKKHRTLDGRLLDVHLYWAVAPGFEDDYSRVITSAIDITEQKQAEQIIRKNLHEKNVLLSEIHHRVKNNLAVISSLLTLQADFNRPGSMQAFLENTRNRIHSMALVHELVYETSNFAEIRFDHLLHRLVASLKKIYHNERRNISVTVTSEDAMLDLNLSVPCTLLANELLSNAFLHAFEGRDAGAIEVELHKNKKEYRLVVSDDGKGVSNPVMLENPSSFGYTIIHGLVKQLGGSIHVDASGSGLRVEVRFSDGSRGRAARARK